In the genome of Pempheris klunzingeri isolate RE-2024b chromosome 20, fPemKlu1.hap1, whole genome shotgun sequence, the window GGGACCAAAGGGGTGGATAAATGAACGCTGAAAACAAATCTCAGTGTATTATCTATAATGAAGTTATTACGACCTGCATTGAGCATGTTCCTTCCTTGAGGGTCCAGAGGCTGTGTAAGTTATTCTGTCCCAACAGGAAAGCCCTCTCTTTAAGGTCTCGGTGTAGCCACCAGCCCAAACACCCATGCGCACATCaactaaaaaggaaaaaaagacacacacaaaaaaatgaagaaaaaaaaaaaacaggacttttTGCTCCATGTCCCGGTTACTGTGGGACTGGACTGGCTATCTGGTGACCACCTCTGCCAAATCCAACCCCAAATCGCTCAGTCAGTCTCCTTCATCAATCCACTTCAATACTCAACTGCTCAACCCCTCTCACAGGTCCACTTCCATTAAAGTTCCTTGAAAACGTTATCTTCATTTTCTTGTCCTCTATGTGTCTTTTGATTTCTTGCTGTAACAACTACACATGCAgaaatacacatatacaaacacatacaaactcacacacaaagcctACCCGCAGTGTCCACCAACTCTTACACCACACATTCATACCAACACATTAACCAATGTATTCTCATTTCTTATATACAATACTCATCTGTTATGTTTTGTTACAccaacaaaagtttaaaaaagacaCGTCCCATCCCACAAACCAGCCATGTCTGTCCATCTAATGTCCAGAGACAACAAACCACGTTGACATAGAAGGTTTGTCGATGGAGTCCTCCCTTCACAGGTTTGTTTAGATGTAGCACGGTGGACCCCAAGCCCTAATCCTCTTGCAGACACACCTAAAGAGGAGAGTATAAAGAGCCTGGACTGATGTGTCGTGGGTCAAGCCTCAAGGAGTCTCTCCACTGTAGCTCCCCATAGAAGCTCCGTAGCCATCAGACTCACCCTGAAGATGACTCCCtctgtcagcctgctgctgctgctcctgctcggCCTCTCTAAGGCCTCTCCTGTCATGGAGGAAGAAAGTGGAGCAGAGGTCGAATGGGACGAAGGGGACGAAGGGGATGAAGGGGAGGAAGATGACACTGTCGACATCAGCACCAGGATTCTGGCCTCCAACAACGGCACCAATGAGATCCTGCTGGAAGGAGACTTATTGCTTCCCAGAACCAGAAATGCCATGAAGTGCTGGGCCAAGAGGTGCCTGTGGAAGAAAGCCTCCAACGGCTTGGTGACGATCCCCTACACCATTAGCAGACAGTTCACCGGCTGGGAAAGGCAGAAGATCGACTCCGCCATGAAGGCCTTCCACAGCAGAACCTGCCTTCGCTTCGTCCCTCGTCAGAACCAATACGACTACATCAGCATCGAGAACAGAGCcggatgtttctctgctctgggCAGAACGGGAGGCAGACAGGTCCTCTCTCTCAACAGACAGGGCTGCCTTCACTATGGCATCGTCCAGCACGAAATCAACCACGCTCTGGGATTCCAGCATGAGCAGACCAGGAGCGACCGTGACCGCTACGTCCGAATCAACTGGCAGAACATCAACCCGCGGATGGCCTACAACTTCTACAAGCAGGATACCAACAACCTGAACACTCCCTACGACTACTCCTCCATCATGCACTATGGAAGAACAGCTTTCTCCATCCAGTACGGCAGGGATTCCATCACCCCCATCCCCAACGCCAACGTCCAGATTGGCCAAAGAAAAGGCATGTCCCGCTGGGACATCACGAGAATCAACAGGCTCTACGGCTGCTAACAACAATGGTTCTGAGGCCTGATTGAGCGTAAACGGttaagcaaaacaaacaagttcAATTGCAAATGTAACAAATTCACATGATTTTTCCAGTGATTTGAATGTCAAAAGCTAATAAAACCTATGCAACCCATGCCatagatttctgtttctctcactgtaTTTTTCAGTATGTTTGGACGGGTTGAAGTCAGagtaaatgtctaaaatgtttgTAAGAAGGCTAAttcaaatagaaac includes:
- the LOC139219478 gene encoding high choriolytic enzyme 1-like isoform X1, giving the protein MTPSVSLLLLLLLGLSKASPVMEEESGAEVEWDEGDEGDEGEEDDTVDISTRILASNNGTNEILLEGDLLLPRTRNAMKCWAKRCLWKKASNGLVTIPYTISRQFTGWERQKIDSAMKAFHSRTCLRFVPRQNQYDYISIENRAGCFSALGRTGGRQVLSLNRQGCLHYGIVQHEINHALGFQHEQTRSDRDRYVRINWQNINPRMAYNFYKQDTNNLNTPYDYSSIMHYGRTAFSIQYGRDSITPIPNANVQIGQRKGMSRWDITRINRLYGC
- the LOC139219478 gene encoding high choriolytic enzyme 1-like isoform X2, coding for MTPSVSLLLLLLLGLSKASPVMEEERDEGEEDDTVDISTRILASNNGTNEILLEGDLLLPRTRNAMKCWAKRCLWKKASNGLVTIPYTISRQFTGWERQKIDSAMKAFHSRTCLRFVPRQNQYDYISIENRAGCFSALGRTGGRQVLSLNRQGCLHYGIVQHEINHALGFQHEQTRSDRDRYVRINWQNINPRMAYNFYKQDTNNLNTPYDYSSIMHYGRTAFSIQYGRDSITPIPNANVQIGQRKGMSRWDITRINRLYGC